One genomic segment of Ignavibacteriota bacterium includes these proteins:
- a CDS encoding recombinase family protein gives MDNLNLQTKKIFLYARKSTDEPERQVLSIEAQMFELREYAKKEGLNIVREFVESKTAKEPGREIFNEMVASIEKNEAEGILAWHPDRLARNSIDGGQIIYLVDTGKITTLKFPTFWFDPTPQGKFMLSIAFGQSKYYVDNLSENIKRGIRQKLRNGIWPAWAPLGYINDKNARCIAVDKEKAKYIKRAFEMYSTGEYPLAQIRKIINSLGLVGKKGKMLSVSNYQYMLKNKIYYGMIEYNGEMYDGKHEPIITKKLFDSVQEVMMNKSKPKSPKLKHYVYRGFFRCGECGCFITTETQKGHNYLRCTKRKNPCMQKYTREEIITSQIKEEIKKVSLSSAWANASINFFENEKMKIAQAESSFAQKARDELVEIESKLDRLLDLQLDGNLSQTEYATKKHKLILAKKDLEEKISAFGRKSNNRFELPHCRPHFGFGFQKCLQNCGKIPCRGALRRGNIFQFR, from the coding sequence ATGGACAACCTAAATTTACAAACCAAAAAGATTTTTCTCTATGCCCGCAAATCCACGGACGAGCCAGAGCGACAAGTGCTTTCCATTGAGGCGCAAATGTTTGAATTGCGAGAATATGCCAAGAAAGAGGGTTTAAATATCGTCCGTGAATTTGTGGAAAGCAAAACCGCCAAAGAGCCGGGGCGAGAGATTTTTAATGAAATGGTGGCAAGCATAGAGAAAAATGAAGCCGAGGGAATTTTAGCGTGGCACCCTGATAGGTTGGCTCGCAATTCCATAGACGGCGGACAGATTATCTATCTTGTAGATACTGGAAAAATAACCACGCTAAAATTTCCAACTTTTTGGTTTGATCCGACACCGCAAGGAAAATTTATGTTGTCCATTGCTTTTGGGCAATCAAAATACTATGTGGATAATCTTTCGGAAAATATAAAGAGGGGTATTCGCCAGAAATTGCGAAATGGAATATGGCCCGCTTGGGCGCCACTTGGCTATATAAACGACAAAAACGCCCGCTGTATCGCCGTGGACAAAGAAAAGGCAAAGTATATCAAGCGGGCTTTTGAAATGTACTCAACTGGCGAATACCCGCTCGCTCAAATCCGAAAGATTATCAATTCCTTGGGCTTGGTTGGCAAGAAAGGCAAGATGCTTTCCGTCTCAAATTATCAGTATATGCTGAAAAACAAAATCTATTACGGCATGATTGAATATAACGGCGAAATGTATGACGGAAAGCATGAACCGATTATCACAAAGAAACTTTTTGATTCCGTTCAAGAAGTGATGATGAATAAAAGCAAACCGAAATCGCCAAAATTAAAACATTATGTGTATAGAGGATTTTTCCGTTGCGGAGAGTGCGGTTGCTTCATAACTACCGAAACGCAAAAAGGGCATAACTATTTACGCTGTACCAAACGGAAAAATCCTTGCATGCAAAAATATACTCGCGAGGAAATCATCACTTCTCAAATAAAAGAAGAAATCAAAAAAGTTTCTTTGTCTTCCGCTTGGGCAAACGCTTCAATAAATTTTTTCGAAAACGAAAAAATGAAAATTGCCCAAGCGGAAAGCTCTTTCGCCCAAAAAGCGAGAGATGAGCTTGTAGAGATAGAATCAAAACTTGATCGCTTGCTTGATTTACAACTGGACGGCAATTTATCGCAAACGGAATATGCCACTAAAAAGCACAAGCTCATTCTCGCTAAAAAGGATTTGGAAGAAAAAATCTCTGCTTTTGGGCGAAAGAGCAATAATCGGTTCGAACTTCCGCATTGCCGACCGCACTTTGGTTTTGGATTTCAAAAATGCCTTCAAAATTGCGGAAAAATACCATGCCGAGGCGCTTTACGCCGAGGCAACATCTTTCAATTTCGCTGA
- a CDS encoding 4a-hydroxytetrahydrobiopterin dehydratase, producing MSLLDKKCLSYEGFVKPFDEVSEKQFLQKVKNWNLISSDEHKIIKTFRLLDFVNSIKFVNKIAEISEVEGHHPNISIKYNIVDIELFTHSIGGLSENDFILAAKIDEVFELNK from the coding sequence ATGTCACTTTTAGATAAAAAATGTCTTTCGTATGAAGGCTTTGTTAAACCATTTGATGAAGTTAGTGAAAAACAATTTTTACAAAAGGTTAAAAATTGGAATTTAATTTCATCAGACGAACATAAGATTATCAAAACTTTCAGATTATTAGATTTTGTTAATTCAATTAAATTTGTTAATAAAATTGCTGAAATATCAGAAGTTGAAGGTCATCATCCAAATATTTCAATTAAATATAATATTGTTGATATTGAACTCTTCACGCATTCAATCGGTGGATTAAGCGAAAATGATTTTATTCTTGCAGCTAAAATTGATGAGGTTTTTGAATTAAATAAATAA
- the trxA gene encoding thioredoxin, with the protein MAEHLTKQTFLEKVFNYEQNKEWNFAGELPCIIDFYADWCGPCKMVAPILEELSKEYAGKINVYKIDTEVEQELAAVFGIRSIPSLLFCPKDERPQMAQGALPKASLIEAINNVLLKTEVPS; encoded by the coding sequence ATGGCAGAGCACTTAACCAAACAAACTTTTTTAGAAAAAGTTTTTAATTACGAACAAAATAAAGAATGGAATTTTGCTGGTGAACTTCCATGTATTATAGATTTTTATGCTGATTGGTGCGGACCGTGTAAAATGGTTGCCCCAATTTTAGAAGAATTAAGCAAAGAATATGCTGGTAAAATAAATGTTTATAAAATTGATACCGAAGTTGAACAAGAGCTTGCAGCAGTTTTTGGAATTAGAAGTATTCCTTCATTATTGTTTTGCCCAAAAGATGAAAGACCTCAAATGGCGCAAGGTGCATTACCAAAGGCTTCTTTAATTGAAGCAATTAATAATGTTTTGTTAAAAACAGAAGTTCCATCTTAA
- a CDS encoding response regulator transcription factor, with product MINVAIIEDNLIIRDGLAALINGTSGYKCVGSFGNCENFLCELPKLEIDVTLMDIGLPGINGIEGVKKARKIKPDLNILMLTIYKESKVVFEALCAGACGYLVKNTPPSRLLDAIKEVSEGGSPMSSMIARQVISVFQQENTVTKSQEDYGLSDREKEVLLKLSEGDNYQQIADSLFISVDTVRHHIRNIYKKLHVHSQSEAVAKAIRKGVI from the coding sequence ATGATAAACGTCGCAATAATAGAAGATAATTTAATTATTAGAGATGGATTGGCTGCACTTATTAACGGAACAAGCGGTTATAAATGTGTTGGCTCTTTTGGAAATTGCGAAAATTTTCTTTGCGAACTGCCGAAATTAGAAATTGATGTTACACTTATGGATATTGGACTTCCGGGAATAAATGGAATTGAAGGAGTTAAAAAAGCAAGAAAAATTAAACCTGATTTAAATATTCTTATGCTTACAATTTACAAAGAAAGTAAAGTTGTGTTTGAAGCTTTGTGTGCCGGAGCTTGCGGTTATTTAGTAAAAAATACTCCGCCAAGCAGATTATTGGATGCAATAAAGGAAGTTTCTGAAGGCGGTTCTCCAATGAGCAGTATGATTGCCAGGCAAGTTATTTCTGTATTTCAACAAGAAAATACCGTTACAAAATCTCAAGAAGATTATGGACTTTCGGATCGTGAAAAGGAAGTTTTACTTAAGCTTTCTGAAGGAGATAATTATCAGCAAATTGCAGATTCACTTTTTATAAGCGTTGATACGGTGAGACATCATATAAGAAATATTTACAAAAAACTTCATGTTCATTCACAATCGGAGGCAGTTGCAAAAGCAATCAGAAAAGGAGTAATATAA
- a CDS encoding HAMP domain-containing histidine kinase, which translates to MVNILDSNNNKIDDGSLDKLLVLEEAKRLKTIFLDNMSHELRTPITVILGYAGILYEELRDPDLKEMAEIILKSSNRLTEALNLLLDQSDVETERLKVELKEENLFDFLKETVNVYKPVVEDKGLQINFNCEVENAKCKLDKKMFTKVMTNLLNNAIKFTEKGSISISLKLDDEKQNYIVEVEDTGIGIAKEKLSLIFEAFRQVSEGMNRLYQGIGLGLSVSKKFVEIMNGDLSVKSTLNKGTIFTIKIPAFS; encoded by the coding sequence ATGGTTAATATTTTGGATTCAAATAATAATAAAATAGATGACGGCTCTTTAGATAAATTACTTGTTTTGGAAGAAGCAAAACGACTAAAAACAATTTTTTTGGATAATATGAGTCACGAATTGCGAACTCCGATTACTGTAATTTTGGGTTATGCCGGAATACTTTATGAAGAATTGAGAGATCCGGATTTGAAAGAAATGGCCGAAATTATCTTAAAAAGCAGTAATCGCTTAACTGAAGCTTTAAATTTACTTTTAGATCAATCAGATGTTGAAACTGAAAGATTGAAAGTTGAACTTAAGGAAGAAAATCTTTTTGATTTTCTGAAAGAAACGGTAAATGTTTACAAACCTGTTGTTGAAGATAAAGGTTTACAAATCAATTTTAATTGTGAAGTTGAAAACGCAAAATGTAAACTTGATAAAAAAATGTTTACAAAAGTGATGACAAATTTGCTTAATAATGCAATAAAATTTACCGAAAAGGGAAGTATTTCAATTTCGCTAAAATTGGATGACGAAAAACAAAATTATATTGTTGAAGTTGAAGATACGGGAATTGGAATTGCTAAAGAAAAATTATCATTAATTTTTGAAGCATTTCGTCAAGTAAGTGAAGGAATGAACAGACTTTATCAAGGAATTGGTTTGGGATTATCGGTTTCCAAAAAATTTGTAGAAATTATGAACGGCGATTTATCGGTAAAAAGTACTTTAAATAAAGGAACAATTTTTACAATTAAAATTCCAGCTTTCAGTTAA
- a CDS encoding DUF1232 domain-containing protein, protein MEKEEKYYLKLRSNITKWLDEKASLNHKWREFIMLAPDIFYLLIKLVQDSEVPQSKKVKLVSAIAYFISPIDLLPEVFLGPIGYMDDIAIAAYILNEMINSIDPQIIKKYWAGDTDILIVLKKILINVDNLIGKGIWDKLKGKFN, encoded by the coding sequence ATGGAAAAAGAAGAAAAATATTATTTAAAACTTAGATCCAATATTACAAAATGGTTGGATGAGAAAGCCTCTCTAAATCACAAATGGAGAGAGTTTATAATGCTTGCACCGGATATTTTTTATTTGTTGATAAAACTTGTGCAAGATTCCGAAGTTCCGCAAAGTAAAAAAGTAAAATTAGTTTCTGCAATTGCATATTTTATTTCGCCGATTGATTTATTGCCGGAAGTTTTTCTTGGTCCAATTGGTTATATGGATGATATTGCTATTGCCGCTTACATTTTAAACGAAATGATAAATTCAATTGATCCGCAAATTATAAAAAAATATTGGGCCGGCGATACGGATATTTTAATTGTGTTGAAAAAGATTTTAATTAACGTTGATAACTTAATTGGCAAAGGAATTTGGGATAAATTAAAAGGTAAATTTAACTGA
- the sthA gene encoding Si-specific NAD(P)(+) transhydrogenase: MSNQFDLIVIGSGPGGEGAAMKATKEGKKVAICDKFSNIGGSCTHKGTIPSKALRHASQIISDTDSLNGISYQTILKSTEKVVSQQYQLRKSFYERNKVEILDGTAEFIDEHNIQVTNESGSKKKYSSDYFVIATGSRPYHPPDIDFSHPRILDSDSILDIKDNPRSITIYGAGVVGCEYASIFRGLMIKVNLINTRNQLLTFLDDEIIDALAYHLRENGVLVRHNEEYEKVEADENGVTLFLKSNKQIRTDYLLWAQGRTGNSDSMGLENIGIKGNVRGSIEVNGNFQTAHPHIYAVGDVIGYPSLASAAYDQGRFCATHLVNGFCEHKLVEFIPTGIYTIPEISSVGLTEKDLTEKKIPYEVGHSLFKHLARAQITGRTTGMLKLLFHRETLEILGVHCFGYGAAEIIHIGQAILAQEGKANTLMYFINTTFNYPTMAEAYRVAALNGLNRISK; this comes from the coding sequence ATGTCAAATCAATTTGATTTAATTGTAATTGGAAGTGGTCCCGGCGGCGAAGGTGCGGCAATGAAAGCAACAAAGGAAGGGAAAAAAGTTGCAATTTGCGATAAGTTCTCAAACATTGGCGGAAGCTGCACTCACAAAGGAACAATACCCAGTAAGGCTTTGCGTCACGCAAGTCAAATTATTTCCGATACGGATTCCTTAAATGGAATTTCATATCAAACGATTTTAAAATCAACGGAAAAAGTTGTAAGTCAGCAATATCAATTAAGAAAAAGTTTTTACGAAAGAAACAAAGTTGAAATACTTGACGGAACCGCTGAATTTATTGATGAACATAATATTCAAGTTACTAATGAATCCGGAAGTAAGAAGAAATATTCGTCAGATTATTTTGTAATTGCAACTGGATCAAGACCATATCATCCGCCGGATATTGATTTTTCTCACCCACGAATTTTAGACAGCGATTCTATTTTGGATATTAAAGATAATCCGCGAAGTATTACAATTTACGGCGCCGGAGTTGTTGGCTGTGAGTATGCATCAATTTTTAGAGGATTGATGATAAAAGTAAATTTGATAAATACACGCAATCAATTATTAACTTTTTTGGATGATGAAATTATTGATGCGCTTGCATATCATTTAAGAGAAAACGGTGTTTTGGTTCGCCACAATGAAGAATATGAAAAAGTTGAAGCCGATGAAAACGGAGTTACATTATTTTTAAAATCTAATAAGCAAATTAGAACCGACTATTTACTTTGGGCGCAAGGAAGAACCGGAAATTCGGATTCAATGGGATTAGAAAATATTGGAATTAAAGGAAATGTTCGAGGTTCAATTGAAGTAAACGGAAATTTTCAAACAGCTCATCCTCACATTTATGCAGTTGGAGATGTAATAGGTTATCCAAGCTTGGCAAGCGCCGCTTATGATCAAGGAAGATTTTGCGCAACTCATTTAGTAAATGGATTTTGCGAGCACAAACTTGTTGAATTTATTCCAACCGGAATTTATACAATTCCGGAAATTAGCTCAGTCGGTTTAACCGAAAAAGATTTAACAGAGAAAAAAATTCCTTATGAAGTTGGTCATTCCCTTTTCAAACATTTGGCAAGAGCGCAAATTACCGGAAGAACAACGGGCATGTTAAAATTATTATTCCATAGAGAAACTTTGGAAATTCTTGGTGTTCATTGTTTTGGTTACGGTGCTGCGGAAATTATTCATATCGGGCAAGCAATTTTGGCTCAAGAAGGAAAAGCAAACACATTAATGTATTTTATCAATACGACTTTTAACTATCCCACAATGGCAGAAGCTTATAGAGTTGCGGCATTAAATGGTTTAAACAGAATTTCAAAATAA